Proteins encoded in a region of the Cyclopterus lumpus isolate fCycLum1 chromosome 23, fCycLum1.pri, whole genome shotgun sequence genome:
- the LOC117726315 gene encoding mitochondrial 10-formyltetrahydrofolate dehydrogenase-like, with protein sequence MEPTVFTNVEDHMFLAKEESFGPVMVVSKFKDGDVDGVLRRANDTEYGLASGVFTRDINKAMYVSERLDAGTVFVNTYNKTDVASPFGGFKQSGFGKDLGEDALMEYLKTKAVTVEY encoded by the exons ATGGAGCCCACGGTGTTCACTAATGTAGAAGACCACATGTTCCTCGCCAAAGAGGAGTCCTTCGGCCCCGTCATGGTGGTGTCCAAATTCAAAGATGG CGACGTGGACGGCGTGCTGCGGAGGGCCAACGACACCGAGTACGGCCTGGCCTCGGGCGTGTTCACCCGCGACATCAACAAGGCCATGTACGTGAGCGAGCGGCTCGACGCCGGAACGGTGTTCGTCAACACCTACAATAAGACCGACGTGGCGTCACCTTTTGGGGGCTTCAAACAGTCCGGCTTCGGCAAAGACCTCG GAGAGGATGCTCTCATGGAATACCTCAAGACCAAAGCCGTGACTGTGGAGTACTGA